CTCTTTCAATTTCATCGGGTCTGCCATACGTAAGAAGTATTCTCCCTCTGTCCGTTTTCCACCCCGGTCTTAACCCTGACCACTTCTGAATTGCGATTGATGCCCTTTCAATAAATATTTCGCGGCTGATTACTCCCTCCCGGGCATTCCAGAAAGTCGCCATAACTTTACGCTTTCCGGCTTCATCTGATTTCTTGAATAAGTTTTTTTCAGCTTTTGTTCCGAGAATCTTCATCATATTCCATTCTTCGTCCAGCTCTTCGAGCGTCATCTCAGCATATATGCCTTCCAGCATGCCGTACATCCCGGAAGGAAAATGTTCGTCAAAATCAGTTACAGCCTGCACATCACCAGGTTTGTAAACAAAAAATTTCTTGCTCCGCGTTGCGATTATACCGGTAGCCAGGTCGGTGACTTTAATTCTAAAATAGTAACCCCTGCTCTGAAGTGAGACAACACTAAGACCTCCCATCTCAATACTTGAGGACCCGGGTTTCTCATACACTTTAGGACTTGGATTAATAATCTCTACACCGTTTAGATCTGTAATGCTGTATTCTACCTGATAATTGTTGGACTCTTCCTCACCATTCTCTGAAAAGTTGTATATCTCACAATATAAGTATAGAACGGGAATCTCGATTCCGTATATCAAAGCGGCATTCGGAACAATGTCTCTTGCGTATTTGGTGAATATTCCACTTTTATCGGTCTCTGTAATCGCCGTGGCAAACTCCAAATCACTGATCACGAGCTCGTTTTTACCGAAAGAATTGATAACGATGTTAAGATTCCTTACTCCCGTAATGTTTGTGTTTAGGTCTTTAAAGGTAACAACAAGATCATACGCTCCCGGCTGTACGTTGAAGGCTGTAAAATCCGGTAATAGCTGCGTAGATAAAACAGTGCCCGAATCGTCCGTCCTATCCACTCTTTCCCATGAATCGCCGGCTATTAGTGAATCGTTACTTATCAGTTGCACATCTATTGAATGTTTAGATGCGTATTTGCCGTTTACCTCGACAAAATCGAATTCCGCCCTTGATACGAGAAGGTAGATCTCAAGGTTGAGCGTTCCTTCTGCACCCCTGAATGATGCATAATCGACATCGAAGGAGATCTGCTCCTTAGAATAATCAGAAACCTGTCCGCTGATATTTTCATGCAGAAACGAGACAAATAGTACCGCAGCGGCTATGGAGAGTGCTCTTTTCAATTTATAACCGTTAAATTCTAATTTAACTTTGCCGATACTACCTTAGATACGCCAACCTCTTCCATAGTAACTCCATAAAGAGTTCCGGCTGATTTCATAGTGTCTTTGTTATGGGTCACAACAATAAACTGTGTATCTTCAGCAAACTTTTCAAGTACTGAACTAAAGCGCCTGATATTTGCATCATCTAACGGCGCATCAATCTCATCTAATATACAAAACGGACTCGGTTTAACCAAGTATATGGCAAATAAAAGTGCAATAGCGGTTAATGCTTTTTCGCCTCCGGACAGCTGCTTGAGCGCTTGATTTCTTTTTCCGGGGGGTCTTGCGGT
The DNA window shown above is from Candidatus Neomarinimicrobiota bacterium and carries:
- a CDS encoding GWxTD domain-containing protein, which encodes MKRALSIAAAVLFVSFLHENISGQVSDYSKEQISFDVDYASFRGAEGTLNLEIYLLVSRAEFDFVEVNGKYASKHSIDVQLISNDSLIAGDSWERVDRTDDSGTVLSTQLLPDFTAFNVQPGAYDLVVTFKDLNTNITGVRNLNIVINSFGKNELVISDLEFATAITETDKSGIFTKYARDIVPNAALIYGIEIPVLYLYCEIYNFSENGEEESNNYQVEYSITDLNGVEIINPSPKVYEKPGSSSIEMGGLSVVSLQSRGYYFRIKVTDLATGIIATRSKKFFVYKPGDVQAVTDFDEHFPSGMYGMLEGIYAEMTLEELDEEWNMMKILGTKAEKNLFKKSDEAGKRKVMATFWNAREGVISREIFIERASIAIQKWSGLRPGWKTDRGRILLTYGRPDEIEREPHGMNSRPYEVWRYFDLEGGVEFVFVDKQGFSEFELVHSNARNELHDYNWTRWIQVSGFQQGADIGR